Proteins from one Streptomyces sp. NBC_00390 genomic window:
- a CDS encoding helix-turn-helix transcriptional regulator gives MTERVETGAAVPLALSAEARHVYREILHGGLVSPDEPGLIELLGMGVVVAEPHKRDTYVAAELSKVEHNLRRSAEERLNEAVAYSSQIPSLLEDLATELHRSNRHTYEGMPAVFLPSVEQVHAAIAVAADRVEKEILTAHPNPRSPETLARSIRRDMESVERGIKMRTIYYASERTNPAVLDWAEKMGAKGVEVRTLSTSFMRMIIYDRSHAFTNDYVDYRGTHSGAWYYRDPAMCGFVAGLFDEYWARARPLLVGNQADSLVTEQQEAILTELCAGLDQAQIATRMGVSKRTVQNHLSDLRARLNLETLPQLIYWWAQRG, from the coding sequence GTGACTGAAAGGGTCGAAACCGGCGCTGCGGTACCACTGGCACTGTCGGCCGAGGCGAGACACGTCTACCGCGAGATCCTCCACGGCGGACTGGTCTCACCTGACGAGCCCGGCTTGATTGAGCTGCTCGGCATGGGCGTTGTCGTAGCCGAACCGCACAAACGTGACACCTACGTTGCTGCCGAGCTATCCAAAGTGGAGCACAACCTTCGCCGCAGCGCGGAGGAACGTCTGAACGAGGCCGTCGCCTACAGCTCCCAAATCCCCTCACTGCTCGAAGACTTGGCCACGGAGCTGCACCGTTCCAATCGGCACACGTACGAGGGTATGCCAGCCGTCTTCCTGCCGAGCGTTGAGCAGGTGCACGCTGCTATCGCCGTCGCAGCGGACCGTGTCGAGAAGGAGATCCTCACCGCGCATCCCAACCCCCGCAGTCCCGAGACTCTGGCCCGCTCCATCCGCCGCGACATGGAGTCGGTGGAACGCGGGATCAAAATGCGCACCATCTACTACGCGAGCGAGCGTACGAACCCGGCCGTGCTGGACTGGGCAGAGAAGATGGGAGCCAAGGGCGTTGAGGTGCGCACGCTCTCCACCTCCTTCATGCGCATGATCATTTATGACCGTTCCCACGCCTTCACCAACGACTACGTCGACTATCGCGGCACCCACTCCGGCGCCTGGTACTACCGCGACCCGGCCATGTGCGGATTTGTGGCTGGCCTCTTCGACGAGTACTGGGCCCGGGCAAGGCCGCTACTCGTCGGCAATCAGGCGGACAGCCTCGTCACGGAACAGCAGGAAGCGATCCTGACGGAACTCTGCGCCGGGCTGGACCAGGCCCAGATAGCCACGCGCATGGGGGTCAGCAAGCGGACAGTGCAGAATCACCTCTCCGACCTTCGCGCCAGGCTCAACCTAGAGACGTTGCCGCAGCTCATCTACTGGTGGGCGCAAAGAGGCTAG